TGTTACGACGAATGCTATTGCCATGAACACGAAGAAGTTCGGGTTCTTCAGCAGAACGAACGCCTCCCTGAATGCCAGCGGATCGGCGGCTTTGTCCTTTGAGGGAGGCGTGTGCGGCAGGAAGAAGGCAAAAACGCCCATGACTATGCTGAAGATCCCGGCTAGCATCAGGCAGTCCACCGTGCCGGGCATCCAGCCTCGTGTGCGCCAGTAAGTGAGAGTCCAGCCCGCAACGATCCATCCGATAGTGCCGAACACCCTGATCACGCCGAAGTCCTTCTCGTCCTTCATGTGATGGAACGCAAGCGAGTTGGTGAGCGCGAGGGTAGGGGCGTAAACGAGCGAGAAGACCGCAAGGAGAAGGAGCATGTTGCCGAATCCGGTCGCCTTTGACGCGAGGACCAGGAAGATGCCGCCGATGATCTGCACGATCCCCAGGAATATCTGAGTCGGCATCAGTCGGTCAGCTATCTGCCCGCCAGTGAACGGTGCGAGTATGTTCGCGAGCGGAAGCAGGCTGAAGATTACGGCCGCCTGTGGGTTTGTCATTCCGAGATTGTTGGTCAGGTACGGCCATAGAACCGGCGCCCATGCTCCCCAGATCGCGTACTGCAGGAACATCATTGCACTAAGGCGGAAACGTAAGCCGAAACCCATATTACCCTCCATAGACATCCGGGGCATCGCCCCGTTCGTTCGAAATCACTATTTGCATTCTTCCACGCGCTTGCTCGCCTCTCCTCCGTCGCGCGAGTTTGACATCCCACCAACCGATGCATACAATCACTCGGGGGGTAGTACATCATGAAATCACACACCGAATACCTCTGGATGAACACATCGAAGAAGCGTGAGTTCGTGAATATCACGCGCGAATGCGAGCGCATATTACGGGAGAGCGGCATCCAAGAGGGAATGATGCTTGTCTCCGCGATGCACATTACGGCAGGAGTCTGGGTGAACGATAACGAGTCAGGAATTCTCCAGGACGCGATGGACTTCCTGGAGAAGCTTGCCCCTTTCGGCCCGGACTATCGCCATCACCGCACCGGCGAGGACAACGGAGATGCGCACCTCAAGAACCTTCTGACTCATCATCAGGTCATCATTCCGATTACGGACGGACGGCTCGACTTCGGGCCCTGGCAGACGGTCTTCTACGCGGAGTTTGACGGCCAGCGGCGCAAACGCATCGTCGTCAAGGTGATTGGGGAGTAACCGGTGGGCGGTCGGTCCGCCCACCGGCGAAGCCATTCTATGGGCAGTTCAGCGGCCTGATTTTCACGTTGCGCAGCCAGACCTTCGCCCCGTGGTCCTGGACGCCGATGTATCCGGAGCGAGGCATGTTCTTGTACGCAGTGCGGAATTTGTTCCCGGAGCCGTCAGGGTTCTTTCCCGCTGTATCCCACTTGTCCAGGTCCATCCAGAGCACCCGGGCATTGTTCACATCAACCCAGACTCGGTTCTTCCGGCAGGTGAGCACAACCGTGTTCCACTCTCCCGCAGGCCTGCATGTGTTCTTTCTTGGCGCCAGGCAGTCGTATATCGCGCCGAAGTCGTGCTTCCCGGGAGTCTTGACGCCGTTCGAATCGAGTACTTGCATCTCGATGCCGGTCTGCACGGGATCGCCCAAGTCCGCCCAGCGGAAAAAGATGCCGCTGTTCGCCCCCTTCTCGTACTTTACGTCGAGCGACAGGATAAAGTCGCCGAACTGCTCTGTGGTAGCGAGATAGCCGCCACCCTTGGCAAGGTTGAGAATCTCACCGTTGTCGACCCTCCAACCGTCGGCGCTGCCGGTGATCTGCCAGCCGTCGAGCGTCTTGCCGTCGAAAAGCAGCCTCCACCCGGCGGTCTTCTCTGCGGTTGTGAGCGTGTTAGTCATCGCGCAGAAACCGCCAAGGGAGAGCAGAACCCCAAGGGAAATCAGTGCGACCATTCTCTTCTTCATGATATCCTCCCGTGATGCTTAGTTGACGTGCCGCACACACGTATCAATCCGAAGGGATTTTCGCCACCGGTATCCGTTTCTCCTTGTGAGGAGCCGTCGAGGATTCGTCATGCATCCAGGTGGGTAAGGACAGAATGCCGAAAGACTATCCGGACGAGGAGGTTCCATCGTGACGCCACGAACCGAAGTGTTTACCAGATGCAGGCTCAATCCGATTCTCACTTATCAGGACATGCCCTGCCCGTGCCAGGCCGTATTCAACCCGGGGGCCGTTCTCATTGACGGGGAGACCCTGCTCCTGCTGAGGGTTGAGGATATGGAGGGCGTATCGCATCTTGCCGTAGCCCGCA
The sequence above is a segment of the Armatimonadota bacterium genome. Coding sequences within it:
- a CDS encoding MFS transporter; translation: MGFGLRFRLSAMMFLQYAIWGAWAPVLWPYLTNNLGMTNPQAAVIFSLLPLANILAPFTGGQIADRLMPTQIFLGIVQIIGGIFLVLASKATGFGNMLLLLAVFSLVYAPTLALTNSLAFHHMKDEKDFGVIRVFGTIGWIVAGWTLTYWRTRGWMPGTVDCLMLAGIFSIVMGVFAFFLPHTPPSKDKAADPLAFREAFVLLKNPNFFVFMAIAFVVTTELQFYYGPTGGFLESALKIDNAKIPAVMSVAQIAEILAMALFLPLALKRLGVRKTLAIGVIAWPLRYIVFAWAPYGELGIAQKAVISSLTLHGIGYAFFFVASQVFVDMVAPKDIRASAQSMLSFFTLGIGTVLGTYFTGWIMNVFKPESNVMSWTKVFLVPCALTVVCAIAFLLLFRDPEKQTARG
- a CDS encoding secondary thiamine-phosphate synthase enzyme YjbQ, with amino-acid sequence MKSHTEYLWMNTSKKREFVNITRECERILRESGIQEGMMLVSAMHITAGVWVNDNESGILQDAMDFLEKLAPFGPDYRHHRTGEDNGDAHLKNLLTHHQVIIPITDGRLDFGPWQTVFYAEFDGQRRKRIVVKVIGE
- a CDS encoding DUF1080 domain-containing protein, which encodes MKKRMVALISLGVLLSLGGFCAMTNTLTTAEKTAGWRLLFDGKTLDGWQITGSADGWRVDNGEILNLAKGGGYLATTEQFGDFILSLDVKYEKGANSGIFFRWADLGDPVQTGIEMQVLDSNGVKTPGKHDFGAIYDCLAPRKNTCRPAGEWNTVVLTCRKNRVWVDVNNARVLWMDLDKWDTAGKNPDGSGNKFRTAYKNMPRSGYIGVQDHGAKVWLRNVKIRPLNCP